The Gossypium arboreum isolate Shixiya-1 chromosome 6, ASM2569848v2, whole genome shotgun sequence DNA window atcgaAAATGATCATCATTAACATCCGCAACACTTggtatttgaaattatttaagatgtaggtttaaaataaaaacaaatatagGAGGTTTGCATGTGTATGAATGAGATTGAAAATGTTGGGGGTGCCAAGTGGTTTAATGATTACTAGagtaaagagaaagaaagaaaaaagtataattattattatgtaattattattatgtatattcgGTAGAAAGCATTAGATATTATATTCTTTAGCTTTAATTATGTTCCTCAATTGGCCAATTTGATCCAACCATTGACCCTTCGAATGGAATTTAGCCATATCTTTCTCTCACCTGCTGCTTCTACATTTTAATATGTAAGTTTATATAGTTTAGTTTAACAATAATATTTTGTTGTATCTACAATCATGCTTCTCAACTTATGTACATGCGGTGCCAAatgtcaaattttcaatttaatttctaaacatttataaattataagttaatagtaaaaatatatttcAACATTACAACTTTATATTTCAATTTTCTATAACTTTGTCCCTATGTACCATAAATCTCTACGTCTAGCTATTCCAATAAACACATAAATTTATAATACAACCATTTGACTTAgagtttaaatttaaaaatgCCCCTAGATAGGAGCATGTAGAATCTTTGAAAAAAGATAAACAAATTATTTATTGAAAAGAATTCCAACCAAACTATTTGAGCCGAATGGTATATGTCTAATTCAATCATTACAAATTTCATATAGAAATAGTGGTAGAAGTCTTCTATACTTTGCATAAGTTGTGAATTTTGTACATATACTTtaaattgatcaattttagtctTAACCCATTGATAacagttaaatttgtttggttaaattctgctattagtcatgcattatatgtaaAGTTGCAGATTTATTAAATCTATTAATTGTGAGTAATATGTTGAAATAGCAAGCTGACATAGCATTACAAATACGATAATATGTTTTccataacaaaatttaaaaatgataGAACTTACCTTAATGAATTTAAAAGCTACCATTTTGTCAgagttgaaattttaaaattctaaaagtacaaaaactaaaattgactaaactaaaatagagattaaatttaaaatttatatataatacatGGACTAATAACAAAATGCCCTTTAGTCGAAAAAAAGGTGAATATATATAAGATTATTATCTTatataacattaataaaataaaaaatttctcaGGCATATTAATCTTTAGGTTAATAAATGGTATACCAGTTATGTATTTTTTAATTccacaaataaatttaaaaattattatctattatatttttaatattttattatactctacaaaatattttttatcactTTACCTCTGCATGTAAAGTTAATATACTGAATATTTCTCATaatatttattatgtattaaaataaatatatatagagagaggaGGGTCCATCATGGATTGGTGCCAATGGAACTTCATTTGAGAGCCACATACTATAAACTTGGGCATCATTTTCAGATTTTCACCCATCATCATTCTTtgattcatatttcattttccattttaattccttgggtttttctttttcttttaaaaaaaagacCATAGAGAAGAGAAATCCATGGGAGTAAATGTCGTCCAAATCACATGGCGAGAGTTAAAAGACAAAAATCAGGAAGCCATGTGGAGCCGCCTGTTTGGGCCACGTGACCCCATCCTCccattaaataaaaaaagaaaaaagaaaagcttgCCCCACATTCACTTCCTCCCAATCAATCATAATTCAGAACCACCCCACGTCCAGTACTCCCAAAATGAATCTATCTCCTCCTCTTCCtcctcttattattattattattattatgtttcgaCTTTCATTGCTTaattatttccttttttattttctctttgtATCGTGCGATTTGGGACCCATACCATGCAAAGCTGACTAGGCCACAGATTCCCACATTTCCTTTCATCACAACTTATCAATGCTTCACGTCACATTAACTTATTAATCCTTTTTAGCctttttaaatgatatgaaataatttaatttcttttatacTCAAGCTACAAATTTCATTTAAACAAAGTTGAGATATAATTATTCTATTTAATGAAtgtcaaaaaattttaattttaatgtttttcctCTCAAGTTTTGTCCCAGTTTTATACAATGATTCAAGATTTAAGAGTCTCAAATATTGTTAAGATTTacttaaagtatttttaaaattttcgtctaatatttatatgattatatgagtttaaattttgTCATCTTCTTCTTTCTGTCTCTAATATTGTAGTAATAAAAAAGAATCCTAAATGTGATTCTCATGGGACAATGTTGGAATTATTCAATGTGAACTTTTATCAACTAATCactaatgaaaatttgaaatcatcaaaaatttcatatCTTCGGTTATTGTTGCACAATTAAAAGTTCATTAGTTTGAATACGTTTAAGTAATTGCATCCTCCAATTTAAAAGTTTGGGAAGTTTGCCAACAAGTGTCGAATGTTGTGGTAAGATACATTGCACTTCCAATgagaaaatgtatgtttaaacCTTGAAGACAACATTATTGGAATGAGTAACGATGAATTCTAAATATAGACCGTAAAACATATACCAGAGGCGGTGGCAAATGGGCTGGCAGGGGTCCTGCCCccctaaaattgaaaatttatgttttagtctCATTGAAAGTTATAAAATATAGGATAAATTTATATCTTGACCTCCCAAGAATAATAAAATTTTGGTTAAGTCCTAGATGTAAAGCTATAAGCAATATAATGGTAAAATTCCGTTGATTCTCATGAAAATTTATAACTCAATTATGCTTCCTCCTACCCAAAAAATTTCATGACTTCACCTCTTGACAGACATGGAAGAAACCAAACAAGATGTTTGGAAGGTATATAGGTAGCTTAAAATTATACACTATCTTCAAATATAACATTTTCTTTGTAGGATCAATTCTTGGTACCtatattattgaattatgttTTCCAGTTGCAAACAATTGTTTTAACCGATCATGAATCAAAccctaaaaaaaaattatattaaaaaaagtaTGAAGTCCCTCTTGAAACCCAGAAACAATACTATATAGGATCACAAGGAAATATCATTCTCTAAGACTAGTGCCAAAAATACATTAATGGGATCAAAAGATAAGGTAATTAGGAATAAGTACAGATTTTAAATCTTATTTTTGTATAAACCATTCCCCTTGATTCACATGAAATAACTTGTCCAAAACTTGTTCCCATTACAAAGTTAAACATGCACTTCCCTTACATAATCTTAATTCCTTCTAGTACAGGCCCCTTTTTGCGCTTAGTAAAAACAACCTTTTTGGGCCACGGGGATTAATATCTATACGGCGGCAACCGTCTCTCCTTTGGTGGAGACACTGGATCTGGCGGCAGGAGAGGCGGCGGCTTGTTTCTTGGATGCTATTGAACATTTATCCTTTTTTTCATCTTGGTTCATCTGCTGTTGCCTGCACTCTAAGCTGCAAAATGCTGTATCACCCCTACAACAAATAAATAACTTAATCAATGAACTAATACGAAAGGAGACTAATTGGTAATACTGTAACAATTAATAAGAAAGGAAATTAATTTTATCTGGATTTCCCAACAAACTTATGGGACTCAACTGGTAATTACCATACATGGTAAAAAAGGTGTTAATATGGCAAGCTGAAAATTCCTCATAATTTATATAAGTTTCCGGAAAGGGATTTCCAAGGGGTGAAGAGATATATAGAACAGGATGCATGCAGTAACAAAATAGATTCAAgggtaaaaaagaagaagaaatcaaCCCAAATTGACTCCAAAGTTATCAAAATCTTTAAGAAAGTAATTAGCCTAAGAAACACTTTTTGGAATGTGAATTGTTTGCCACATGATTTAGAGATTTGAGATTCcttcttttttaaaattaaaatctcCCGATTAAATATACcttaaaaatgaaatatgtagaTATACCTATACATGTAGATGTCACGGCCAGGAACAAGGCGACGTCTACAAAGACCGCAAGACCTTAGGAAATGAGGTGTTTCCATAAAATCAGCTGAATGCCTTCTATGAACTCTAGGTGACACCGTCGCCAACAACCGTTGATCCAACCCTTCAAGTCCAACACCACCGCCAGCAACAGCTACAGAAGGTGCTGCGCCACCGAAAGGGGAAGCCTGTTTGGGGTAGTTGTTAAAAGGGTTATGTGGATCAGAGGGTGGAGGTTCGGcgttggtggtggtggtggtgtttAGATCAAAAGTGATCTCTGTCATGCTTGTGGTTCTTTTCATAGGTGGCCTTGGCCTCTTCCCCAgcaacatcttcttcttctttctcttcttttctttcagGAAATTCTTGAAAGAGTCTGTAATGAAAAGCTTGAAGAGTGTTAAGAAAGGGAGAAGGTAGAAGTGACGAGGAAGTGGAGATTGGGCAGATAAAGAAGAGCCAGAAACCCAGGAATTAATCTCAGCccttcatttcttttttttctttaatttattttttagttttctttttttcttttggcaTTTGCATCGTATCATGTTAAATCAGCGTCATTCTATATTAATTATACCCACTtagtttatatttattattaaagttaaaatCCTATTTTTGGATATTCAAATTACATTTTTAATCAATTGGGTTTATGGTAACATATAAATACAAATTATTTTTGTTGATTGAATTTTAGTTCGGTTAATATCAGTATTGTTGTTAACGTAGGAGGTCATAAGTTTGAATTCGTTGAAgcgtattatcctcttatttaagaaGAGTTACGACTTATGAGTAATTCTAAATATTAGATAAAAAAATATAGAAGTTGATTTTGTTAAGATTAATTCATTAGTCCGTGTAATTTTATTCTCCATacctaaaaatatttataataattggTTATGACTGATTATAACATTTAGACATTCCTACAAAAACTATTGACTTGAATAAGGTTTTAATATCTAAgtcttaatttaaatattttaatttttaaattaatttgataaaaattgaatatcaaatctttaaacataaatacAATATTGAAGTCAGTATttagaaataattaataaataaaaaattagactTGTCTATAATTGAATAGTCTacccaaataaaatttaatttgagtAAGATTTTCATGTCTCAACCTAAttcagttaattttaattttaataataaaaatttaattaattacaaaatattaatattgatatAAAACTGttcaaaatttattaatataaaaatatattttaaagtattttattaatatttgaataGTAAAACTAAGTTAAATTGGGACTAGATTATACCTaagcttgaattttttttttttgaattgagCTATGACTTGACTTATAAATAcacataataaattaaaatacataaaatttgtcAATTATTTACATAATTGTTATGGAGTGAGGGTTGATTATTTTGGAAGAAATCTTTAAAGTATCGTTTATCGGATAATCAATCGATTCCCTTACAATCTAAATTATTACCTCTGGTGATGGATTTGTCTCCCATACTTTATCGAGAACTAACGTGCTAATAGCACATGGCTAATGAGCTTTATTTATAAAGTTGAAAGCACTTAAATTGGTAAACCTAAAAGACTCAGGAAAAAAGTTTCATTATaaagcatataaataattatgaaattactTAAACGAGAGAAATTTGAACATTCAACTTGAGACTTATAGCTcacttaaaatttatataaaaaattaagattttaattttatatcatGTCCTTAATATGTTTATagaaccataaaataaaaatgtgAAGATTGGCTAAAATGaacatgaaattttcataataaacgaaaatgatatatatatatatattaaaaaataatcctATTTTACATATAATTTAAACAAAACCAAAATATTATTTAGTTCACCACCTGTTTGTTATAATTCTCTTTCCCATTCCATTTGTACCCATGTGATCTCTGACAAAGAACAAATCTAGTGGCTCTAAATTACACAACCATATCTAACAGTTAAAAACTAGATGGATCTCATGATATGTTATTGTAAGAAATTTCAGTATTTTAAGAGGGATTGGATGGAGGATATATTTATTTGTaattaatgtaaaaataataataattatgatATTAGATATTAtagtgtaaaataaaaataagttaaaaCATATCCTATCGTCCATCTAAATTCATTGTTAATAAATTATGCTTCTTTTGGAATAATTATAAATGGTGGTTTTACTTGTATAAACATTGTTTGCATTTTGGTTTTTATTATTGGTAAGGAGAGAGTAACATTTTAACATTTGGTGACAAATGTATGCCTCATTTTGGGAATCATGTTGTTTTTTTATTTGGTGAGAAAAAGGTGGGTTAAATGAAAAAACCCAAGTGGTAGCAGATCTTGCCATGTTTCTATTGGAACAATGtgcatattatatatatgtggtgTGTGACAAGTTGAGATAAAACAAAATCATAAGAGGAATACAAGATTCCTCCTCCTTTATTCACTGAAAAGGGAAAAATTAGTGGGGGAATTGAGAGAAAAATAACCATTCACAATGCTTAATTTTATGcagtattaattatttaatttaaacctCACTCGTGACACTTTAATAACTCTCTTCTgtcataaataaaattattattcatatttattttagaatctttaaacttttttttttttaattttactccattaaaaacttttatttacctCATTAATGAGGAGTCGCATTGTAGTTGACTAGCATTGCATTAAACACTAATTCTTAATTTATGTATGCATTTGTATGACAGACAAAAATCTGAAAAAATTAGATAAAGAGTCTATTCTTGATATTTTTAGGCTCTACGTAAAATAATAACTCGGGTcccttttaaaaaatatataaaatgtaatacaATAATAACTGAAAAAAACTTAGGTCTTACGAAATGAAGTATTTATGGTAAAAATTTGAAACCCCTAagcatttaatttatttattttagtttgaaATTTCTTTCCCACATTAAAAgctgaaaaaatatttttaaaccttTTCTAACCTTGGGCATTGAGCGGTTGTACTCTTAAACAAACCGAGAGTCGGACTTGCAAGTGATTAATGGACTTTCCTTCCAAGAAGGGGGAAAGGAAGGGGCAAGTAGGGCACTGGCCCTCTTAAAATGAATATTAGTTGCGGCTTTAAACTTTCAAAACTtataaaatattaagttaatatatgataaaattatagtTTACCTTTCAAATATTAAAACTTcgatttaattcttttaaaaccataaatatataaatcaatataagaataaaattacatattaacacTTATAATAATATAGAACTTAATCTTGATCCCCTAAAAATATTAAGTGTTTGCTTCCAAGCTGATGAGTCACTTTATAATCTCTAGACCTTAATTTGATCTAGCAATAGTATACTGTGGATGAATGGCAAAGCTAGAAAATATTTTTGAAGGGgctagaattaaattatatattttcacgatagtaaaaatacaatttcatcattttaatagtctatatctttataaattttatcatttttggggtaaaatataattttattatactaatttaaaatacttaaattaaaaatctatcattttaagaAAACAACGACAGCGACACTTAAGATCTCTTAATGACTCCTCCACTAGTGTGGATCAATTATTTTGGAAGTGGCTAAGCTCCCAGGAAGAGAACTTAATTTCAAGTTGGTTAAGTGAAAATGAATTTTCATGCACATGCTGAAACATGCTTGTTAAATGTTAATGTCCCTTTTTTCTAAATCGAAAACCCTAGGTTGTGTAGCATTATGAAATTTatataactatatatataaaagaaggtatttttgggttttttactTATACGTGGCAATTTTTtcattaatatgtttaaattttaaatttaatttctatactttaattttttaatataaataaattttaaatataaatttatttttatatttttataatatcattaattaatttaaataattaacattattaatttttcgGTTAAAACATTACGTGGTTATATATAACTCAAATACACTAAGAGTTTTCAATATTGACATGTGATTTCTTATTTCTTTTAGATTTGTATCGATTTTACTCTCTCTTTTTTGaagttttataaaatattaaatttttgttCCTCTATTAtgtctaaattttaaatttaacagttacaatttaatttataatataatttggttcttttatttttataatgttattaattagtccaaatagttcacatcattaatttttcaatcaaaatattatatggttatatataatttaaatactttaaGAGTCTTAGAGATGGACACGTAGCTTTCTATTTCTTTTGGCTTGCCttgttgcttttttttttttttttctttttacattaTAAAACAGtaatcaaatttcaattttagAATGCTAAAACTTGagatttaatctatatactttatttttgacaaaacttaatcttcgtgtttttataatgtcattaattAGTCTAAATATTTAATATTGTTAACTATTTCAACAAAATGCTAACTTTATTTTTCTTAGGAACAATATTCcaacaaaaaattattttctaatgACGATTTCAAATGAatagttttaagaaaaaattgtataaatattttcaatattatttttattgttacatGATTAtcaaatgattttatttttaaattttaaaacgtcacatcaagaaattcaataaaagagtatttgtaataaaaattaaacataaaattttaaattttaaaaaaataaaaatctaaatatttaaaactaaaagtaaaattatattttaatttataaatttatacttaataatttaaacaaataaatatttaacCCAACATAAAATAAGAGAATagtaataatatttatctaattttatGGTACAAGGTGATAtagttaatttaaatttaaaagcaGAAAGGGCAGTAGGTTTGAAGTAGTATATTTTTCGGGCGAAGCTAGGGGGCTGGCATGTGTCCGCccttaaaatataaatttgttcttttaatctttaaaatttttaaaattttaaattaataaaggtaaaattacattttagcccttaaaattataaaattgatttaattctttacaaattataaaattaaaattataaaaattaaaattttatccaattcCTCTAAATATTTATTCTGGCTTCTGCATCTCTTAAATACTTTTatatttggattatttatttttcaaatgaaGACAAGTTGGGA harbors:
- the LOC108484377 gene encoding FCS-Like Zinc finger 6-like, giving the protein MLLGKRPRPPMKRTTSMTEITFDLNTTTTTNAEPPPSDPHNPFNNYPKQASPFGGAAPSVAVAGGGVGLEGLDQRLLATVSPRVHRRHSADFMETPHFLRSCGLCRRRLVPGRDIYMYRGDTAFCSLECRQQQMNQDEKKDKCSIASKKQAAASPAARSSVSTKGETVAAV